TGATAACGGATTAATTTTTAAAGAATTGTTTTTCGCCGAAAGATTCTTTTTGCTAAGAGTTCGGATGTTATCATTAGTCCTTTACGATTATTTGCCTATTTTTGCGGCAACAACAAAATTTAATCAAAGATGAGTACAACAAGAGGACCTATCTCGCAATTCATGGAGAAACATTATCTCCATTTTAATGCGGCAGCTATGATGGATGCGGCTAAAGGATATGAAACACATTTAGATGAAGGTGGTAAGATGATGATTACCCTTGCAGGAGCGATGAGTACTGCAGAGCTGGGTATCTCCTTAGCCGAAATGATCCGTCAGGATAAAGTTTCGATCATTTCCTGTACCGGTGCCAACCTGGAGGAAGATATCATGAACCTTGTTGCGCATTCACACTATAAAAGAGTACCTAATTACCGCGACCTGAGCCCTCAGGATGAGTGGGATCTTTTGGAAAACCATTACAACAGAGTTACTGATACCTGTATTCCTGAAGAAGAGGCTTTCCGCAGATTGCAGAAACACATCCATAAAATCTGGACAGATGCAGAAAAAGCAGGTGAGCGTTATTTCCCACATGAGTTTATGTATAAGATGTTATTGAGTGGAGATTTAGAGCAGTACTATGAGATTGATCCTAAAAATTCATGGATGCTTGCAGCGGCAGAGAAAAATCTTCCGATTGTAGTACCAGGATGGGAAGACTCTACTATGGGTAATATCTTCGCTTCTTATGTGATGAAATCTGAATTGACTGCAACCACGATGAAAGGTGGAATTGAATATATGGGATATTTAGCTGACTGGTATATTAAGAACAGTTCAGGTAAAGGAATCGGATTTTTCCAGATTGGTGGAGGTATTGCCGGTGACTTCCCGATTTGTGTGGTACCGATGCTTTATCAGGATATGGAAATGGAGAATATTCCATTCTGGAGCTATTTCTGCCAGATCTCTGATTCTACCACTTCCTACGGCTCTTATTCAGGTGCTGTACCTAATGAAAAAATCACCTGGGGTAAACTGGATATCAATACGCCTAAGTTCATCGTTGAATCAGATGCGACAATCGTTGCTCCACTGATCTTTTCATGGATATTAAAAATGTAAATTGAATTTACAAATATTGCCAATGTAAGGTTGGTTATCGGGAATCAGCAATTTTTTAAAAATTGCTGATTTTCCTCGTTTAAAGCCCCAAAAACGAACTATTTAGATTGATTATAAATTGTATTTACTGTCATTTATTTGTCATTGGTAAGTTAATAAATTTTACTTTTGTGGACGTTTTGGTGAAGAACCTAAGTTCGAACATCAAATACGGTTTACAAGTTTTTTAAAAAATAGCATAAAATACTCATTATGAGGGATATCTCATTGATCATTAGAAGAGTTTGGAAGTCGACAGTCATGTTAACGGCCCTATCTGTTTTAATCGTTTCTGCAACACAAGCGCAAGATGTAGTGGAGGGAAGAAAAATATTTAAAGATAAATGTTCTTCTTGTCACCAATTAGACCGTAATAGTACGGGGCCGGCTTTAACTGCTAAAGTTAACGAGCTGGATGAAGCATTTACCATCAAATGGGTTAAGAACTGGAAGGCTTTAGTTGATGCCGGTGATAAGCAGGCGATCGAAGCAGCTAAGTTTTCTCCATCGGAGATGACCACGTTCCCTCAGTTGACGGACGATCAGATTAAAAATGTAATCGCGTATGCGAAAGCAGGCGAGCCAAAGAAAGAAGGTGAAGTTAAAACTGAAGCTGCTTCTGAAGGGGTGTCTGATTTCTCTATCGCAGGTATCGTTGCTATTATATTAATATCGATTGCGGTATTAGTTGTATTGGGACGTGCCATTAAAATGCTGGAGCGTTTGATTCTACAGAAACAAGGTGTTGTTCTTGCAGAAGAAGATAACGTTTCTCTTGCAACAGGCGTTCGCAGATTATTCAAAAACAAGAAATTTGTATTCTTCTTCATTCTGTGTTTAGTAGTGAGCTTAGGTTCATTCGGATGGATGGGCATGTGGAATACAGGTGTACACACTGGTTACCAACCGGTACAGCCGATTAAATTCTCTCACGAGTTGCACGCTGGTACAAATAAGATTGACTGTCAGTATTGCCACGCCGGTGCATTCAAATCTAAAAACTCAACCATTCCATCTGTGAACGTTTGTATGAACTGTCACAAATCGGTACAGGCTACTGAAAA
This region of Pedobacter steynii genomic DNA includes:
- a CDS encoding deoxyhypusine synthase family protein → MSTTRGPISQFMEKHYLHFNAAAMMDAAKGYETHLDEGGKMMITLAGAMSTAELGISLAEMIRQDKVSIISCTGANLEEDIMNLVAHSHYKRVPNYRDLSPQDEWDLLENHYNRVTDTCIPEEEAFRRLQKHIHKIWTDAEKAGERYFPHEFMYKMLLSGDLEQYYEIDPKNSWMLAAAEKNLPIVVPGWEDSTMGNIFASYVMKSELTATTMKGGIEYMGYLADWYIKNSSGKGIGFFQIGGGIAGDFPICVVPMLYQDMEMENIPFWSYFCQISDSTTSYGSYSGAVPNEKITWGKLDINTPKFIVESDATIVAPLIFSWILKM
- a CDS encoding c-type cytochrome; translation: MRDISLIIRRVWKSTVMLTALSVLIVSATQAQDVVEGRKIFKDKCSSCHQLDRNSTGPALTAKVNELDEAFTIKWVKNWKALVDAGDKQAIEAAKFSPSEMTTFPQLTDDQIKNVIAYAKAGEPKKEGEVKTEAASEGVSDFSIAGIVAIILISIAVLVVLGRAIKMLERLILQKQGVVLAEEDNVSLATGVRRLFKNKKFVFFFILCLVVSLGSFGWMGMWNTGVHTGYQPVQPIKFSHELHAGTNKIDCQYCHAGAFKSKNSTIPSVNVCMNCHKSVQATEKYNGEISPEIQKIYTAIGYDPATLTYDKTKEKPVEWVRVHNLPDFAYFNHSQHVVVGEEAIRKEKGLKPNEPVCFACHGPVDTMEEIYQFSPLTMKWCINCHKDAEVSGKDNAFYAKVIEAHEKIKKGEKITPALLGGLECGKCHY